The following nucleotide sequence is from Nitrospira sp..
TACCCGTTCGAAGCGGGGGCGACGGTGCAGCGGGTGCTGACGTTGGCGGGCGGGGTGACGGAGAAGGCGGAGGCGAGCGTCGTCAAGCTGACGCGGACGACGGCGGAGGGGGTGGAGACGACGGTCGTGGCGTTGGACGCGGCGGTGGTACCGGAGGACATCATCCTGGTGGTGCCGAAGAGCGATCGGTTTTATGTGAGCGGGGAGGTCAAGAATCCGGGGGGCTACGCGCACAAGGAGGGGCTGAGTCTACAGAAGGCGTTGGCGATGGCCGGGGGCGCGACGGAGAAGGGGGATGTGGAGCGGGTGCAGGTGGTGCGGATCGTGAACCACCAGGAAGAGCATGTGGCGGTGACGCTGGAGTCGCTGGTGTTGCCGGAGGATACGATCGTGGTGGCGGAGCGGCAGAAGGTGTATGTGACGGGCGAGGTGCGGACGCCGGGGCGGTATACGTATGAGGCGGGGCTGTCGGTGCAGAAGGCGGTGAGCATGGCGGGCGGGTTCACGGAGAAGGCCGACAAGCTGGACGTGCGGGTGGAGCGGCGGGGGGCGGGCGGGGTGACGACGGTGCCGGTGGAGCCGCAGGCGGTGCTGCAGCCGGAGGACCTGGTGGTGATCCCGCAGGCGCGGCGGTTCTATGTGAACGGGGAAGTGAAGAAGCCGGGGGACTTTTGGTATGAACGGGGGCTGACGCTGCACATGGCCATTACGATGGCCGGGGGGTTCACGGAGAAGGCGTCGAAGACGCCGAAGGTGTTGCGGCGGGTGAACGGGCAGGAGCGGACGGTGGAGGTCGCGTTGGATGCCCCCATCCAACCCGACGACATCATCGTCGTCGTCCAACGCTTCTTCTGAGCACCCTTGTGCCCTTGCCGAGTGAGTGGAGAGAGAGGCAGAATGGGACGGCAGTCCGGCCGTTCCTATCGTTCGAATCGGAGGTAAAAGTCGTTTATGGTCAAGCGGGTCCTCTTGTGCTGGGTCAACGCCGTGATGGTGCTGCTCCTGGCTTTCGGTGTGGCGGCGGCGGAGTCCGGGTACCGTATTGGGCCTAACGATGTCATTCGAATCCAGGTGTATGGTGAGGACGATTTGACCCTTGAGAGTCGGGTCGGCGGGGACGGCAAGCTGAATTATCCGCTGTTGGGCATGTTACAGGTCGGAGGACAGACCACCGAAGATCTGCAGGCCGATCTCACCAAGCGCCTCGCCGCGGGCTATGTGCGGTCGCCCAAGGTGAGCGTCACCATTGTTCGCCATCGCAACGTCTATGTCAGCGGCGAGGTCAAGGCGCCGGGCGGCTTTGCGTTTGAAGACGGGTTGACGGTGCAAAAGGCCATTACCATGGCCGGCGGCTTCACCGAGAAAGCGGCCAAGAACACCCTGAGCATCACACGCCGGAAGGCCGAAAAGGAAGAGCTGCTGTCGGCTCAGCTCCATACCCCCCTCCTGCCGGACGACACGATCGTCGTGGGACAGTTACAGAAGTTTTATCTGATGGGCGAGGTGACGCGTCCCGGTCCGTATCCCTATCCTTCGGAGGATCAATTGACGGCCAATAAGGCCATTTCACTTGCGGGGGGCTTCACGGACAAGGCGGAACGACAGGTGCTCAAGGTGACGCGGGTCACGGAGAGCGGCGCCTTGACGGTGGCGATCGGACCGGACGACGTGGTGCTGCCGAACGACATCCTGGCGGTGAGCACGCAGAATCGAAAGTTCTACATCAGCGGTGAGGTGCGCACCCCCGGCGCCTATCCGTTCAACGAGACCATCAGTTTGCAGAAGGCGTTGGCGATGGCGGGGGGGGCGACGGAGAAGGCGGACCGGCAGGCGCTGACGGTGCGGCGGGTGGTGGGGGGGCAGGAGCAGACGCTGGTGTTGCCGCTGGAGGCGGCGGTGCAGCCGGAAGATCTGATCATCGTGCGGGAGGGGCAGCGGGTGTATGTCACGGGGGAGGTGAAGACGCCGGGGCGGTACCCGTTCGAAGCGGGGGCGACGGTGCAGCGGGTGCTGACGTTGGCGGGCGGGGTGACGGAGAAGGCGGAGGCGAGCGTCGTCAAGCTGACGCGGACGACGGCGGAGGGGGTGGAGACGACGGTCGTGGCGTTGGACGCGGCGGTGGTACCGGAGGAC
It contains:
- a CDS encoding SLBB domain-containing protein, coding for MVKRVLLCWVNAVMVLLLAFGVAAAESGYRIGPNDVIRIQVYGEDDLTLESRVGGDGKLNYPLLGMLQVGGQTTEDLQADLTKRLAAGYVRSPKVSVTIVRHRNVYVSGEVKAPGGFAFEDGLTVQKAITMAGGFTEKAAKNTLSITRRKAEKEELLSAQLHTPLLPDDTIVVGQLQKFYLMGEVTRPGPYPYPSEDQLTANKAISLAGGFTDKAERQVLKVTRVTESGALTVAIGPDDVVLPNDILAVSTQNRKFYISGEVRTPGAYPFNETISLQKALAMAGGATEKADRQALTVRRVVGGQEQTLVLPLEAAVQPEDLIIVREGQRVYVTGEVKTPGRYPFEAGATVQRVLTLAGGVTEKAEASVVKLTRTTAEGVETTVVALDAAVVPEDIILVVPKSDRFYVSGEVKNPGGYAHKEGLSLQKALAMAGGATEKGDVERVQVVRIVNHQEEHVAVTLESLVLPEDTIVVAERQKVYVTGEVRTPGRYTYEAGLSVQKAVSMAGGFTEKADKLDVRVERRGAGGVTTVPVEPQAVLQPEDLVVIPQARRFYVNGEVKKPGDFWYERGLTLHMAITMAGGFTEKASKTPKVLRRVNGQERTVEVALDAPIQPDDIIVVVQRFF